The following proteins are co-located in the Phragmites australis chromosome 10, lpPhrAust1.1, whole genome shotgun sequence genome:
- the LOC133930054 gene encoding toMV susceptible protein tm-1(GCR26) isoform X1, translated as MEVLCIGTADTKLEELLFLASRLRSHLAADPKQVQVSIVDVSTTKEMTTQDSKDISFIPRDAVLSCHLGVDQHNLPNDRGEAIALMSKSLQSFLKRRYESGTLLGAVGLGGSGGTALLAPALRSLPLGVPKLIVSTVASGHTAPYVGTSDLVLFPSVVDICGINSVSRVILSNAAAAVAGMVHGILMASNESDETATKLTIGITMFGVTTPCVNAVKDRLNKEGYETLIFHATGVGGKAMEELVRGGFIQGVLDITTTEVADHIVGGVMACDETRFDAIIENKIPLILSVGALDMVNFGARDTIPLAFADRKIHVHNEQVSLMRTTVEENKKFARFIADKMNKCSSKVTVYLPQKGISAIDAPGMPFYDPEATSTLLGELNTLIERTDNREVKLLPYHINDPEFSNALVDAFLSMDVKVSGTGIQINSTVQPKQDENSKESCSGQRISDSSIIWRPPVDFPDAIPETLQKTKSLLHKLKQQISEGIPIIGAGAGTGISAKFEEAGGVDLIVLYNSGRFRMAGRGSLAGLLPFADANAIVLEMANEVLPVVKGVPVLAGVCATDPFRRMDYFLRQLESIGFCGVQNFPTVGLFDGNFRQNLEETGFGYSLEVEMISRAHNMGFLTTPYAFNPEEAAAMAKAGAHIIVAHMGLTTAGSIGAMTAVTLDDSVVHVQSIADTALGINPDIIILCHGGPISGPQEAEFILKNTNRVHGFYGASSMERLPVEQAITNTMREYKRISLK; from the exons ATGGAGGTGCTCTGCATCGGGACGGCGGACACCAAGCTGGAGGAGCTGCTCTTCCTCGCCTCCCGCCTCCGATCCCACCTCGCTGCCGACCCCAAG CAGGTTCAAGTGAGCATAGTCGATGTCTCCACTACTAAAGAGATGACGACACAAGATTCTAAAGACATCTCATTTATCCCTAGAGATGCAGTTCTTTCGTGTCATTTGGGTGTTGACCAACATAATCTTCCAAACGACCGAGGAGAAGCAATTGCACTCATGTCAAAGTCTCTGCAGAGCTTTCTGAAAAGAAGATATGAGAGTGGTACCCTGTTGGGTGCTGTTGGCTTAGGAGGCAGTGGAGGAACCGCATTACTTGCTCCTGCTCTGAGATCCTTGCCACTTGGAGTGCCTAAGCTTATTGTATCTACCGTTGCTAGTGGCCACACTGCACCATATGTTGGAACGTCTGACTTGGTATTATTTCCTTCAGTTGTTGACATATGCGGAATAAACAGTGTCAGCCGTGTTATATTGTCTAATGCTGCTGCAGCTGTTGCCGGAATGGTACATGGTATACTAATGGCATCCAATGAGTCTGATGAAACTGCTACAAAGCTGACTATTGGTATTACAATGTTTGGTGTTACAACACCATGCGTAAATGCTGTCAAAGATAGATTGAACAAAGAAGGGTATGAGACACTTATATTCCATGCCACTGGTGTTGGAGGCAAAGCAATGGAAGAACTAGTTAGGGGCGGTTTCATACAG GGTGTACTAGATATAACAACAACAGAAGTTGCAGATCATATTGTAGGCGGTGTCATGGCTTGTGATGAGACAAGGTTTGATGCAATTATAGAGAACAAGATCCCTCTTATTCTCAGTGTCGGAGCATTGGATATGGTTAACTTCGGAGCACGAGATACTATTCCCCTTGCTTTTGCTGACAGAAAGATTCATGTGCATAATGAGCAA GTTTCATTGATGCGGACTACCGTGGAAGAGAACAAGAAATTTGCTAGGTTTATTGCTGATAAGATGAACAAATGTTCTTCCAAAGTTACTGTTTACCTGCCTCAGAAGGGCATATCTGCAATAGATGCACCAGGAATGCCATTTTATGATCCAGAAGCTACATCTACACTATTGGGTGAATTGAACACCCTTATAGAGAGAACTGACAACCGAGAG GTGAAGCTGCTTCCTTATCACATAAATGATCCTGAATTTTCCAACGCCTTGGTAGATGCATTCCTGAGCATGGATGTAAAGGTCTCTGGTACTGGGATTCAGATAAATAGCACAGTCCAACCTAAGCAAGATGAGAATTCAAAGGAATCTTGTTCAGGACAGAGAATTTCAGATAGTTCTATTATATGGAGACCTCCTGTGGATTTTCCGGATGCAATACCAG AAACATTGCAGAAGACAAAGTCATTGCTACATAAACTAAAGCAACAAATTAGTGAGGGTATTCCAATtattggagctggagctggtaCTGGCATATCTGCAAAGTTCGAAGAAGCTGGTGGGGTTGATCTTATAGTGCTGTATAACTCTGGGCGGTTTCGAATGGCTGGAAGGGGCTCACTGGCAGGGCTCTTGCCATTTGCTGATGCAAATGCAATTGTACTTGAGATGGCCAATGAAGTGCTGCCT GTTGTCAAAGGAGTTCCAGTTCTTGCTGGGGTTTGTGCTACCGATCCGTTCCGTAGAATGGATTACTTTCTCAGGCAACTAGAAAGTATTGGATTTTGTGGAGTACAAAACTTCCCTACAGTTGGTCTGTTTGATGGGAATTTTAGACAGAACTTGGAGGAAACTGGATTTGGCTACAG CTTGGAAGTGGAGATGATCTCAAGGGCTCATAACATGGGTTTCCTTACTACTCCATATGCTTTCAATCCAGAAGAAGCTGCTGCCATGGCCAAGGCAGGAGCTCATATTATAGTGGCACACATGGGGCTGACCACTGCAGGGTCTATTGGGGCAATGACAGCTGTCACTTTAGATGACAGTGTTGTACATGTTCAATCCATCGCCGATACAGCACTTGGGATTAACCCTGATATTATTATTCTCTGTCACGGAG GTCCCATATCAGGACCCCAAGAGGCGGAGTTTATCTTGAAGAATACTAATAGGGTCCATGGATTCTACGGTGCATCAAGCATGGAAAGATTGCCTGTTGAACAAGCTATCACAAACACCATGAGAGAGTACAAACGAATTTCCCTAAAATAA
- the LOC133930054 gene encoding toMV susceptible protein tm-1(GCR26) isoform X2, whose product MEVLCIGTADTKLEELLFLASRLRSHLAADPKVQVSIVDVSTTKEMTTQDSKDISFIPRDAVLSCHLGVDQHNLPNDRGEAIALMSKSLQSFLKRRYESGTLLGAVGLGGSGGTALLAPALRSLPLGVPKLIVSTVASGHTAPYVGTSDLVLFPSVVDICGINSVSRVILSNAAAAVAGMVHGILMASNESDETATKLTIGITMFGVTTPCVNAVKDRLNKEGYETLIFHATGVGGKAMEELVRGGFIQGVLDITTTEVADHIVGGVMACDETRFDAIIENKIPLILSVGALDMVNFGARDTIPLAFADRKIHVHNEQVSLMRTTVEENKKFARFIADKMNKCSSKVTVYLPQKGISAIDAPGMPFYDPEATSTLLGELNTLIERTDNREVKLLPYHINDPEFSNALVDAFLSMDVKVSGTGIQINSTVQPKQDENSKESCSGQRISDSSIIWRPPVDFPDAIPETLQKTKSLLHKLKQQISEGIPIIGAGAGTGISAKFEEAGGVDLIVLYNSGRFRMAGRGSLAGLLPFADANAIVLEMANEVLPVVKGVPVLAGVCATDPFRRMDYFLRQLESIGFCGVQNFPTVGLFDGNFRQNLEETGFGYSLEVEMISRAHNMGFLTTPYAFNPEEAAAMAKAGAHIIVAHMGLTTAGSIGAMTAVTLDDSVVHVQSIADTALGINPDIIILCHGGPISGPQEAEFILKNTNRVHGFYGASSMERLPVEQAITNTMREYKRISLK is encoded by the exons ATGGAGGTGCTCTGCATCGGGACGGCGGACACCAAGCTGGAGGAGCTGCTCTTCCTCGCCTCCCGCCTCCGATCCCACCTCGCTGCCGACCCCAAG GTTCAAGTGAGCATAGTCGATGTCTCCACTACTAAAGAGATGACGACACAAGATTCTAAAGACATCTCATTTATCCCTAGAGATGCAGTTCTTTCGTGTCATTTGGGTGTTGACCAACATAATCTTCCAAACGACCGAGGAGAAGCAATTGCACTCATGTCAAAGTCTCTGCAGAGCTTTCTGAAAAGAAGATATGAGAGTGGTACCCTGTTGGGTGCTGTTGGCTTAGGAGGCAGTGGAGGAACCGCATTACTTGCTCCTGCTCTGAGATCCTTGCCACTTGGAGTGCCTAAGCTTATTGTATCTACCGTTGCTAGTGGCCACACTGCACCATATGTTGGAACGTCTGACTTGGTATTATTTCCTTCAGTTGTTGACATATGCGGAATAAACAGTGTCAGCCGTGTTATATTGTCTAATGCTGCTGCAGCTGTTGCCGGAATGGTACATGGTATACTAATGGCATCCAATGAGTCTGATGAAACTGCTACAAAGCTGACTATTGGTATTACAATGTTTGGTGTTACAACACCATGCGTAAATGCTGTCAAAGATAGATTGAACAAAGAAGGGTATGAGACACTTATATTCCATGCCACTGGTGTTGGAGGCAAAGCAATGGAAGAACTAGTTAGGGGCGGTTTCATACAG GGTGTACTAGATATAACAACAACAGAAGTTGCAGATCATATTGTAGGCGGTGTCATGGCTTGTGATGAGACAAGGTTTGATGCAATTATAGAGAACAAGATCCCTCTTATTCTCAGTGTCGGAGCATTGGATATGGTTAACTTCGGAGCACGAGATACTATTCCCCTTGCTTTTGCTGACAGAAAGATTCATGTGCATAATGAGCAA GTTTCATTGATGCGGACTACCGTGGAAGAGAACAAGAAATTTGCTAGGTTTATTGCTGATAAGATGAACAAATGTTCTTCCAAAGTTACTGTTTACCTGCCTCAGAAGGGCATATCTGCAATAGATGCACCAGGAATGCCATTTTATGATCCAGAAGCTACATCTACACTATTGGGTGAATTGAACACCCTTATAGAGAGAACTGACAACCGAGAG GTGAAGCTGCTTCCTTATCACATAAATGATCCTGAATTTTCCAACGCCTTGGTAGATGCATTCCTGAGCATGGATGTAAAGGTCTCTGGTACTGGGATTCAGATAAATAGCACAGTCCAACCTAAGCAAGATGAGAATTCAAAGGAATCTTGTTCAGGACAGAGAATTTCAGATAGTTCTATTATATGGAGACCTCCTGTGGATTTTCCGGATGCAATACCAG AAACATTGCAGAAGACAAAGTCATTGCTACATAAACTAAAGCAACAAATTAGTGAGGGTATTCCAATtattggagctggagctggtaCTGGCATATCTGCAAAGTTCGAAGAAGCTGGTGGGGTTGATCTTATAGTGCTGTATAACTCTGGGCGGTTTCGAATGGCTGGAAGGGGCTCACTGGCAGGGCTCTTGCCATTTGCTGATGCAAATGCAATTGTACTTGAGATGGCCAATGAAGTGCTGCCT GTTGTCAAAGGAGTTCCAGTTCTTGCTGGGGTTTGTGCTACCGATCCGTTCCGTAGAATGGATTACTTTCTCAGGCAACTAGAAAGTATTGGATTTTGTGGAGTACAAAACTTCCCTACAGTTGGTCTGTTTGATGGGAATTTTAGACAGAACTTGGAGGAAACTGGATTTGGCTACAG CTTGGAAGTGGAGATGATCTCAAGGGCTCATAACATGGGTTTCCTTACTACTCCATATGCTTTCAATCCAGAAGAAGCTGCTGCCATGGCCAAGGCAGGAGCTCATATTATAGTGGCACACATGGGGCTGACCACTGCAGGGTCTATTGGGGCAATGACAGCTGTCACTTTAGATGACAGTGTTGTACATGTTCAATCCATCGCCGATACAGCACTTGGGATTAACCCTGATATTATTATTCTCTGTCACGGAG GTCCCATATCAGGACCCCAAGAGGCGGAGTTTATCTTGAAGAATACTAATAGGGTCCATGGATTCTACGGTGCATCAAGCATGGAAAGATTGCCTGTTGAACAAGCTATCACAAACACCATGAGAGAGTACAAACGAATTTCCCTAAAATAA